In Dromiciops gliroides isolate mDroGli1 chromosome 4, mDroGli1.pri, whole genome shotgun sequence, one DNA window encodes the following:
- the NEU2 gene encoding sialidase-2: MALFPVLEKERIFKMGAQAYRIPALLYLAKHHTFLAFAEQRASKKDEQAKELVLRRGEYQVSTQLVQWQEMEVLSTARLEGHRSMNPCPVYDEATETLFLLFLAVKGEVSEQFQIHNKANAARLCCVTSQNLGRSWSPCSDLTHSAIGSSYNDWATFAIGPGHGLQLHNSGRLLIPAYAYRLLETHKEPTPYAFCFSSDDHGKTWKMGNFITMEKTLESQVVEVGSHGQRFLYCNSRSTLRRRVQAVSTNDGMDFQAAQQISKLVEPLNGCQGSVIGFPDPTPNSVDTWVLYSHPTDPLYRNNLGVYLNKDPLDPEGWSKPAMLARGPCAYSDLQYMGLGADGSPQFGCLFECKHYEEILFVMFTLKQAFGS, encoded by the exons ATGGCTTTATTCCCGGTACTAGAGAAGGAGAGGATATTCAAGATGGGAGCCCAGGCCTACAGGATCCCAGCCCTGCTCTACCTGGCCAAGCACCACACCTTCTTGGCATTTGCCGAGCAGAGGGCCAGCAAGAAAGATGAGCAGGCCAAAGAGCTCGTGCTACGCAGAGGGGAATACCAGGTGTCAACCCAGCTGGTGCAG TGGCAGGAGATGGAGGTGTTGAGCACAGCTCGGCTGGAGGGCCACCGGTCCATGAACCCCTGTCCTGTGTATGATGAGGCCACGGAGACCCTCTTTCTGCTCTTCCTCGCTGTCAAGGGCGAGGTCTCTGAGCAATTCCAGATCCACAACAAGGCCAATGCTGCGCGTCTGTGCTGCGTGACCAGCCAGAACTTGGGGAGGAGCTGGAGTCCCTGCTCAGACCTCACCCATTCTGCCATTGGGTCCTCCTACAACGACTGGGCCACTTTTGCCATCGGACCAGGCCACGGCCTGCAGCTACACAACTCTGGGCGTCTGCTGATTCCTGCCTACGCTTATCGGCTCCTTGAGACTCACAAGGAGCCCACTCCCTATGCCTTTTGCTTCTCCAGCGATGATCATGGCAAGACATGGAAAATGGGAAACTTTATAACTATGGAGAAGACGCTGGAGTCCCAAGTGGTGGAAGTGGGCAGCCATGGGCAGAGGTTCTTGTACTGTAACTCCAGAAGCACCCTTAGGAGGAGGGTCCAGGCGGTCAGCACCAATGATGGAATGGACTTCCAGGCTGCCCAACAGATCAGCAAACTGGTTGAACCATTAAATGGCTGTCAGGGAAGTGTGATTGGCTTCCCTGATCCCACCCCAAACTCTGTGGACACCTGGGTGCTTTACTCTCATCCCACAGACCCGTTGTACCGGAACAACTTGGGCGTGTATCTTAATAAGGATCCCTTAGACCCAGAAGGCTGGAGCAAGCCGGCCATGCTAGCAAGAGGCCCCTGTGCTTATTCAGACCTCCAGTACATGGGGCTGGGTGCTGATGGGTCACCCCAGTTTGGCTGTTTGTTTGAATGTAAACATTATGAGGAAATCCTTTTTGTCATGTTCACCCTCAAGCAagcttttggttcctga